TCAGTCCTCGCCTGCTGACACCGGCCCGGCACTACCGGACTGTCCGGGCGTGCTTTCGGCGTCGGTTCGGTCCGCATAGACGATCTGCCAGCCGGTGACCCCCATGAACAGAAGCACGAGCGGTGAGAGAAAGCCGAAGAAGTAGTACGGTGCGTATTCCAGCGTCGGGACGCCGAGCGTCCCGGCCATGAACAGACCGCCGCTACTCCACGGGATGAGCGCACTCGTCGTCGTTCCCGACGCTTCGATGGCTCGGGAGAGATTCTGACTCTTGAGCCCCTGTTCGTTGTACAGATTACCGAGCGTCATCCCCGGCACCACGATGCTCACGTACTGCTCCGCCGCGAGAATGTTCATCGAGACGGCGGACACAGCGGTGACGCCCGTGAGGCTCGCAACGCTGTGGCAGAGTCGCCCGAGATGGTGGGAGAGCACCGCGAGCACGCCGGCCCGTTCAAGCAGGCCGCCCAGTGCGAGCGCGGCAATCGCAATCGTCACAATCCACGCGCCGCCGGTCAGGCCGCCGCTCTCTAAGAGTCCGTTTACGAGTTCCATGCCCGTCTCTGGGGCTGTCCCGGACTGTGCCGCCGACCACGCAGCGCCGAATCCGGTTCCCTGCACGAGCATGGCGGTCCCAACGCCCGCGAAGACACCTGTCCCGAGCGTCGGCAGGGCTGGGATGCCACGCAGTGCAAGCCCAAAGGTCACGATGACCGGCAAAAACACGAGCGGCGAGACGACGTACGTGCTCTCTATCGCCGCCTGGATTGACGCAACGCGGTTGGCGGGGATAGCCCCAGCCGCTCGCAGCCCGAGGCCGGCGTACAGGACGACGGCAATCGTGAACGCGACGAGCGTGCCGGCCCGCATCGCGTTGATGTGTTCGTACAGGTCCGTGTCTGTCACTGCTGCGGCCAGGTTCGTCGTATCCGAGAGCGGGGACTGCTTGTCCCCCGTGTAGGCCCCGCTGAGGATGGCACCGGCGGTCATCGGCTCGGAAATA
The genomic region above belongs to Haloarcula hispanica ATCC 33960 and contains:
- the arcD gene encoding arginine/ornithine antiporter ArcD; amino-acid sequence: MVEFEPRLFDDIDPAERPSLGAALVPIAGMIVFLSVGLIAFDLDPQFPLFWGIAFTGLFARYHLGLSWEDLYDGIASSLLMGMRVILIMFTVYALIASWIQAGTIPSLMYFGLELFTPTVFLPVAAILSAIISFAVGSSWTTAGTLGVALIGIGSGLGISEPMTAGAILSGAYTGDKQSPLSDTTNLAAAVTDTDLYEHINAMRAGTLVAFTIAVVLYAGLGLRAAGAIPANRVASIQAAIESTYVVSPLVFLPVIVTFGLALRGIPALPTLGTGVFAGVGTAMLVQGTGFGAAWSAAQSGTAPETGMELVNGLLESGGLTGGAWIVTIAIAALALGGLLERAGVLAVLSHHLGRLCHSVASLTGVTAVSAVSMNILAAEQYVSIVVPGMTLGNLYNEQGLKSQNLSRAIEASGTTTSALIPWSSGGLFMAGTLGVPTLEYAPYYFFGFLSPLVLLFMGVTGWQIVYADRTDAESTPGQSGSAGPVSAGED